In a single window of the Drosophila albomicans strain 15112-1751.03 chromosome 3, ASM965048v2, whole genome shotgun sequence genome:
- the LOC117567717 gene encoding protein KIAA0100 — translation MLLHIAIFALLLFLFVYWILPTGISWYLVNRFRVKVRIGRISLPYLSLKNVHISKSGFSVQIEEVCLRSSFFTTEVTKLLSIYVKDIRINKDIHSSRQDDVNEGFYYEPRKKSEVRGVPDFRQTKVPASIITFAQFMAVHVNNISVVLMNNDFDPGWFIHATAKELHLDGSIVQNARVLLVNAALTEAQAKMLRHCNTRRQSLENLNKIRPCLGEVSFDVALDASLFAHGPLSMDTLSLVINNCKSVIHGGLYEFLSEAKQRTHPGEQSKRLQKTLTPVASSYDNDNYEKLAPIIPKNFNFSIKAATFSAVKENSQNDFSAKLQLFTITGKFNSKIVDEKTLLPSMLAKLVFQHLDIDTKYEKLLFVEQFTIDSVLEKDIFNLYVKLKTFQIIYNHSEIYDFVNNNFLARQRASSHQLLQLGNKQLSLPDNLGVEALTPTSSPAKQRRDGGVLEWIMQRIVVKGCAELWNVSLLMKLDDQHIAMSVSHTRFLLEQFEEKRSTKYRNKFLNLLLNKRQWSMELMVETLWSNLANSNNDTNNLKKTHSPGSPFFLGVSLVKLCSYANTTKLDISIHTFRTEYSMQLAEFIVMSMQCVKQYGGLSNKRVKQLQKRPSSSSGELTGTALRVSVKVKDITAYFVNHHNVFMLLSFSEINLTRSQHFTTLKLEEFQMAIMRSMTASALCLTDFSDVFASCKLIRLEHELHPEVDNSLGKLSIHIPGNTEAIWNSNLHMHLLTLVRDMKDLKLELAKPTTPVQLDETKPKRTLIIELAAERSTICELKLSERHAIRLKVENLYFGNKAHKIIYAENVFVKIDDQHIFTVKELKMLSRPHMDVLTYERQNFPGFVLPSNKVWEVTIGSFKAIFPYDHDFYDAINNELVTHFKWLKLVHNYKKKPFTVHSPLPSDLIIQIKEFLLEISDDPFEVKLRDNYVLLVDEYHESLKRKELFDKKIGELCSERLLMPAGTIESLYANLVKKNSEIYIHRSKKIRESGPVRTRLLAWIMTDVEILAMADTSIHGYENVTRTMREIDSESPWPEEGLQFTTLWCRGVNVSCSEWKFMLRDFPQPMFSVKSMRLYGNLCGAEQMASKRAKRDVYVEVGEPFQTYVVQRSMPTIKFYHDFDCELESCSYAFGPCWEPVMAQCNLSFEKISAPSKDPSPTLPFWDKLRLLLHGRLTLIAKRFTVLLHASLDPYNTTEEMELTWNNCGIVWTNAKIMFKGELNVTVRTASRYDDCRLLHFPNLKLTFKLNWICIANPNDHHAVMPCAPDKLPEYSSNQVHDSFRAFRSLNLNVWASFETKPKVGEEVDADIPSLVLYGSTLRWFESLKLILSGVTRPTRRGPVFNNVRPRKKQLSRHYKKANLQMCLHKFQVHYLMSHALHKGFQLNGRRVSFSSEYCLTLNPIDDGLIHRPRADWSTVYMNCELNDAEIWLRSSVTEKIDSSSENLASAGQSVRFYFLSVAKVSYGREALIPTPASNAEEDKTKSTTPTHKLVVYDLKGAWTKSNRDVAFALFDSFMKSQKLKNNLSTEAVKSYRKEAPNSAVLKHKRSDSTITLSSTSSEVLPISNAGSMKKAPGQVHATAMLQQLIAEADHKFNVYSDDHSTQSRELQLQGLQACSVQDIIHENWSISLVNSQVLLKGCETSGYVIISAAKAEILQREHRPVWRDRSLISKTTWKGLLECMQYYATVSAGDNDSLLEREIMWLTVDNIQDKDETLINNLPDDISILVGSGRSVGGVVSETVGAFLSDNSGQAQPVQLQRIVSKCKCEFFYVSYGDAIDPNSITEVPPPPSEETLSPWEKQDDPVDAFTLMHHDLDVFTNSLQYAMILDIVNNLLLYVEPQRKQAAEKLTRMRFQLQLHSTEDQKRPIQKKQTVIRSLLMQIRSLERDIHLISKERIEEGDTLELRMDFERVQQLIRESKEELNLHSEELDMMLLCYKETQLSQLSKISNVRSDKSVTMVRANEICFKRAQWRLTETDGQIGIADLVLSAFLYTKKSKSDDSVEHLLELGNIRMENLLPREIYRDVLLATEIQKDMPVDTHKRVLRIFCREKPPVGGISVKDHFEINVAPITIAITKKFYSTMLKFCFPDRDASETEVSDELDDNASSSSASSTNLQAKPSSSKRSGKSKKSAKDSEFYVKIEKDDVEKMKERAEKNKLFIYIKIPEVPVRVSYKGNKEKNLEDITDYSLVIPTLEYHNVTWTWLDLLLAMKSVSKRVIVSQAIKQKLQIHRRQPVQSAGERATPQEEDKAKMLFGNRLLNENRNQRKGGVFKFPSSGKRSD, via the exons ATGTTACTGCACATAGCGATATTTGCTCTACTGCTCTTCCTATTTGTTTATTG GATATTGCCTACGGGCATTAGCTGGTATCTTGTTAATCGTTTTCGGGTTAAAGTGCGCATTGGCCGCATTTCGCTGCCCTATCTGTCGCTGAAGAATGTCCACATCAGCAAAAGCGGCTTTTCTGTC CAAATTGAAGAGGTCTGTCTACGTAGCAGTTTCTTTACCACAGAGGTGACTAAGCTCTTGTCCATTTATGTGAAGGACATTCGCATAAATAAAGACATACATAGCAGTCGGCAGGATGACGTCAATGAAGGTTTCTACTATGAGCCTCGCAAGAAATCCGAGGTCAGGGGTGTTCCCGACTTTCGCCAGACCAAAGTTCCCGCTAGCATCATTACATTTGCACAGTTCATGGCCGTGCATGTGAACAATATATCTGTGGTCCTCATGAACAATGACTTCGATCCAGGCTGGTTCATACATGCGACTGCCAAGGAGCTGCATCTTGATGGCAGCATTGTGCAAAATGCACGCGTTTTGCTTGTCAATGCTGCGCTAACAGAGGCGCAGGCCAAAATGTTGAGGCATTGCAATACACGACGGCAGTCCTTGGAGAATCTCAATAAAATACGTCCCTGCCTCGGCGAGGTTAGCTTCGATGTGGCATTGGATGCCTCCCTCTTTGCACATGGGCCGCTCTCCATGGAT ACTCTAAGCCTGGTcattaataattgcaaatcCGTCATACACGGCGGACTGTACGAGTTCCTCAGCGAGGCCAAGCAACGCACCCATCCGGGTGAGCAGTCCAAGCGACTGCAAAAGACCTTGACGCCAGTGGCCAGCAGCTATGACAATGATAACTATGAGAAACTGGCGCCCATCATACCAAAGAACTTCAATTTCAGCATTAAAGCAGCCACATTTTCAGCAGTCAAAGAGAACTCGCAAAACGATTTCAGTgccaaattgcaattattcaCG ATAACGGGTAAATTCAACTCGAAGATTGTGGACGAAAAGACGCTGTTGCCCTCGATGCTGGCGAAGCTTGTGTTTCAGCATCTAGATATTGATACCAAATATGAGAAATTGCTCTTTGTGGAACAGTTTACTATAGACTCGGTG CTGGAGAAAGACATATTCAATCTGTATGTGAAGCTCAAGACATTCCAAATCATTTACAATCACAGCGAAATCTATGATTtcgttaataataatttcctGGCACGCCAACGTGCGAGCAGCCATCAATTGCTGCAGTTGGGCAATAAGCAATTATCCTTACCGGATAATTTGGGTGTAGAAGCTTTGACTCCTACTTCATCGCCAGCAAAGCAACGACGAGATGGGGGCGTTCTGGAATGGATCATGCAACGCATTGTGGTTAAAGGTTGTGCAGAGCTGTGGAATGTTTCGTTGCTCATGAAATTGGACGATCAACACATTGCCATGAGTGTTAGTCACACACGCTTTCTACTCGAGCAGTTTGAGGAGAAGCGCAGCACGAAGTATCGCAATAAGTTCCTCAATTTGTTGCTAAACAAACGACAATGGAGCATGGAACTGATGGTGGAAACGTTGTGGTCCAATCTGGCCAACTCCAACAATGATACCAACAATCTAAAGAAGACACATTCACCCGGCTCGCCATTTTTCCTGGGCGTCAGTCTTGTTAAGTTGTGCTCCTATGCAAACACCACCAAGTTGGACATTTCCATACACACGTTTCGCACGGAATACAGCATGCAGTTGGCTGAATTTATAGTCATGTCGATGCAATGCGTCAAGCAGTATGGAGGCCTCAGCAATAAACGAGTCAAGCAACTGCAAAAACGCCCCAGCAGTAGCTCCGGTGAGCTAACAGGCACAGCATTGCGTGTCTCGGTGAAAGTAAAAGATATTACTGCATATTTTGTGAATCATCACAATGTCTTTATGTTGTTGAGTTTCTCGGAGATCAATCTTACGCGATCACAGCATTTTACCACACTTAAGCTGGAGGAGTTCCAAATGGCAATTATGCGTTCGATGACTGCTTCAGCATTGTGCCTGACGGACTTTTCGGATGTGTTTGCCAGCTGCAAGTTGATACGCCTGGAGCATGAACTTCACCCAGAGGTGGATAATTCGCTTGGCAAGCTATCCATTCATATACCGGGCAATACGGAAGCCATCTGGAACTCGAATTTGCACATGCATCTGTTGACGCTGGTGCGCGACATGAAGGATCTGAAATTGGAGCTGGCAAAACCCACGACACCAGTGCAATTGGATGAGACGAAACCCAAACGTACGCTAATCATTGAGCTGGCAGCGGAGCGCAGCACTATTTGTGAACTGAAGCTATCGGAACGGCATGCAATACGTTTGAAGGTGGAGAATCTGTATTTCGGCAATAAGGCGCATAAAATTATCTATGCGGAGAATGTGTTTGTCAAGATCGACGATCAACACATCTTTACGGTCAAAGAGCTGAAAATGCTGTCTCGTCCACACATGGATGTGCTTACCTATGAGCGACAAAACTTTCCAGGCTTCGTGCTGCCGTCAAACAAGGTGTGGGAGGTGACAATTGGTTCGTTTAAGGCGATCTTTCCATATGACCATGACTTCTACGATGCCATCAACAACGAGCTCGTTACGCACTTCAAGTGGCTCAAACTGGTGCATAATTACAAGAAGAAACCCTTCACAGTGCACTCGCCATTGCCCAGTGATTTGATCATCCAAATTAAGGAATTCCTTCTCGAAATTAGCGATGATCCCTTCGAGGTGAAGCTGCGCGACAATTACGTGCTGCTGGTAGACGAATATCATGAGAGTTTGAAGCGCAAGGAATTGTTTGACAAGAAGATTGGCGAGCTGTGCTCCGAGCGACTGCTGATGCCCGCGGGCACCATTGAAAGCCTTTATGCGAATCTCGTCAAGAAGAACTCGGAAATCTATATACATCGCTCGAAGAAGATACGCGAAAGCGGACCGGTGCGCACACGTTTACTCGCTTGGATCATGACGGATGTGGAGATCTTGGCCATGGCCGATACCTCCATTCATGGCTATGAGAATGTGACGCGTACTATGCGGGAAATCGACTCGGAGAGTCCTTGGCCCGAGGAGGGATTGCAGTTCACGACGCTCTGGTGTCGTGGTGTCAACGTCAGCTGCTCCGAGTGGAAGTTTATGTTAAG AGACTTTCCGCAGCCAATGTTTTCTGTGAAGAGCATGCGTCTCTATGGTAACCTTTGTGGCGCTGAACAAATGGCTTCGAAGCGCGCCAAACGCGATGTTTACGTCGAAGTGGGTGAACCCTTCCAAACATATGTGGTGCAACGCAGCATGCCAACGATCAAGTTCTACCACGATTTCGACTGTGAGCTGGAGAGCTGTAGTTATGCTTTTGGACCCTGCTGGGAGCCCGTCATGGCCCAGTGTAATTTGAGCTTTGAGAAAATCTCAGCGCCATCCAAGGATCCGAGTCCAACGCTGCCATTCTGGGACAAGTTGCGTCTATTGTTGCATGGCCGTTTGACGCTGATTGCCAAGCGATTTACGGTTTTGTTGCATGCTTCTCTGGATCCCTACAACACCACCGAGGAAATGGAGCTGACGTGGAACAACTGCGGCATTGTTTGGACAAATGCCAAGATTATGTTTAAGGGTGAACTTAAT GTAACAGTGCGAACTGCGTCGCGTTACGACGATTGTCGTCTGCTGCACTTTCCTAACTTAAAGCTGACATTCAAGCTGAATTGGATTTGTATCGCAAATCCCAATGATCATCATGCTGTGATGCCCTGCGCACCCGACAAACTGCCCGAGTACTCTAGCAACCAGGTGCACGATTCGTTTCGCGCCTTTCGCTCTCTCAACCTCAATGTCTGGGCTTCGTTTGAGACGAAACCCAAGGTGGGTGAGGAGGTGGACGCAGATATACCTAGCCTTGTGTTGTATGGCAGCACTTTGCGCTGGTTCGAGAGTCTAAAGCTCATCCTGTCGGGCGTTACACGTCCCACACGTCGAGGTCCGGTCTTTAACAATGTGCGACCGCGCAAGAAGCAGCTAAGTCGACACTACAAGAAAGCCAATCTGCAGATGTGTCTGCACAAGTTCCAAGTGCACTACTTGATGTCGCATGCTTTGCACAAGGGATTTCAGCTGAATGGGCGACGTGTGTCCTTTAGTTCCGAGTATTGTCTAACTCTCAATCCGATTGACGATGGCTTGATACATCGACCACGTGCGGATTGGTCCACAGTGTACATGAATTGTGAGCTGAACGATGCAGAGATCTGGCTGAGGAGCAGTGTCACCGAGAAAATAGACAGCAGCTCTGAGAATTTGGCCAGTGCTGGCCAAAGTGTGCGCTTCTATTTTCTAAGTGTGGCAAAGGTTTCGTATGGTCGTGAGGCTTTGATACCAACACCGGCCAGCAACGCAGAAGAGGATAAAACCAAATCAACGACTCCTACACACAAGCTAGTCGTATACGATCTGAAAGGTGCATGGACCAAGAGCAATCGAGATGTGGCTTTTGCGCTATTCGATTCGTTTATGAAGTCGCAAAAGCTGAAGAACAATCTGTCCACGGAAGCAGTCAAAAGCTATCGCAAGGAGGCGCCCAATTCGGCGGTGCTCAAGCACAAGCGCAGTGATAGCACCATTACCTTGTCCAGCACCAGCAGTGAGGTGTTGCCCA TTTCCAATGCAGGCTCGATGAAGAAGGCGCCGGGTCAGGTGCATGCTACGGCGATGCTGCAGCAACTTATCGCCGAAGCAGATCACAAGTTCAATGTGTACAGCGATGATCACAGCACACAGTCCAGGGAGCTGCAGTTACAAGGACTGCAGGCCTGCTCCGTGCAGGACATCATTCATGAAAACTGGTCCATTAGTCTAGTCAACTCGCAGGTGCTGCTGAAGGGCTGCGAGACCTCAGGTTATGTCATCATCAGTGCAGCCAAAGCGGAGATATTGCAGCGTGAGCATCGACCTGTTTGGCGAGATCGTTCGCTCATCTCGAAGACCACATGGAAAGGTTTGCTCGAATGCATGCAGTACTATGCCACCGTCAGTGCAGGCGACAATGATTCGCTGCTGGAGCGCGAAATCATGTGGCTGACTGTCGATAATATTCAGGATAAAGATGAGACTCTCATCAATAATTTGCCCGATGATATTTCCATTTTGGTGGGTAGTGGACGCAGTGTGGGCGGCGTGGTGTCCGAAACAGTTGGCGCCTTTCTTAGCGATAACTCTGGCCAGGCACAGCCggtgcaactgcaacgcatCGTCTCGAAGTGCAAGTGTGAGTTCTTTTACGTTAGCTACGGCGATGCCATCGATCCCAACAGCATCACTGAGgtgccgccgccgccatcCGAGGAGACATTGTCGCCGTGGGAGAAACAGGATGATCCTGTGGATGCCTTTACGCTGATGCATCACGATCTGGACGTGTTCACGAACTCGCTGCAGTACGCCATGATCCTGGACATTGTCAACAATCTGCTATTGTATGTGGAGCCGCAGCGCAAGCAGGCAGCGGAGAAACTGACACGCATGCGCTTCCAACTGCAGTTGCACTCGACGGAGGATCAAAAGCggcccatacaaaagaagcAGACAGTCATCAGGAGTCTGCTGATGCAGATACGATCGCTGGAGCGGGACATTCATCTGATCAGCAAGGAGCGCATTGAGGAGGGCGACACTTTGGAGTTACGCATGGACTTTGAACGCGTCCAGCAACTGATACGTGAGAGCAAGGAGGAGCTCAATTTGCACAGCGAGGAGTTGGAcatgatgttgttgtgctaCAAGGAAACACAGCTCTCGCAACTGAGCAAAATCTCCAATGTGCGTTCCGACAAATCGGTGACCATGGTGCGAGCCAATGAGATTTGCTTCAAGCGAGCTCAGTGGCGACTCACAGAGACGGATGGACAGATTGGTATTGCGGATTTGGTGCTGAGCGCTTTTCTCTACACAAAGAAGTCCAAGAGCGATGATTCCGTGGAGCATCTGCTGGAGTTGGGCAACATACGGATGGAGAATCTGCTGCCACGAGAAATCTATCGCGATGTGCTGCTTGCCACAGAGATACAAAAAGATATGCCTGTGGATACGCATAAGCGTGTCCTCCGCATCTTTTGTCGGGAGAAGCCGCCAGTGGGAGGCATTTCGGTCAAGGATCACTTTGAAATCAATGTGGCGCCTATTACCATAGCAATCACCAAGAAGTTCTATAGCACCATGTTGAAGTTTTGTTTCCCCGATCGCGATGCATCCGAGACTGAGGTCAGCGATGAGCTGGACGACAATGCGTCCAGTAGTTCCGCATCGTCGACCAATCTGCAGGCGAAACCCTCATCGTCGAAACGTTCAGGCAAGAGCAAGAAGAGCGCCAAGGACTCGGAGTTCTATGTGAAAATCGAAAAGGATGATGTGGAGAAGATGAAGGAGCGTGCGGAGAAGAACAAATTGTTTATCTACATCAAAATTCCCGAGGTGCCAGTGCGTGTCAGCTACAAGGGCAACAAGGAGAAGAACTTGGAAGACATCACCGACTACTCGCTGGTGATACCCACATTAGAGTATCACAATGTCACCTGGACGTGGCTCGATCTGTTGCTCGCAATGAAATCGGTGAGCAAGCGAGTCATCGTTTCTCAGGCCATCAAACAGAAGCTGCAGATCCATCGACGTCAGCCGGTGCAGTCAGCAGGAGAGCGTGCCACGCCTCAAGAGGAGGATAAGGCCAAGATGCTCTTTGGCAATCGTTTATTG aACGAGAATCGCAACCAAAGAAAAGGTGGCGTCTTCAAGTTTCCCTCGAGCGGCAAGAGATCCGATTAA